From one Dermacentor variabilis isolate Ectoservices chromosome 3, ASM5094787v1, whole genome shotgun sequence genomic stretch:
- the LOC142574284 gene encoding histone H3-like, whose protein sequence is MARTKQTARKRNGGKALRKQLATKAARKSAAATGEVKKPHRYRPGTVALREIRRCQKSTELLIRKLPFQRLVREIAQDFKTDLRFQNSAVMALQEASEAYLVGLFEDTNMCAIHGKRVTIMPEDIQLARRIRGERA, encoded by the coding sequence atggccaggaccaagcaaaccgcccgtaagagaaACGGTGGAAAAGCTCTGCgcaagcagcttgctaccaaagctgctcgcaagagtgcagcTGCCACTGGCGAGGTTAAGAAGCCGCATCGCTATAGGCCTGggaccgtggcccttcgtgaaattcgccgctgccagaagtcgaccgaacttctcatccgcaagctgccgttccagcgcttggtgagggaaatcgctcaggacttcaagaccgacctccgattccagaatTCGGCTGtaatggcccttcaggaggccagcgaggcctACCTGGTCGGcctcttcgaggacaccaacatGTGTGCCATCCACggcaagcgcgttaccatcatgccggaggacatccagctggcccggcgcatccgtggcgagcgtgcctaa
- the LOC142574285 gene encoding histone H3-like — MARTKQTARKRNGGKAPRKQLATKAARKSASATGEVKKPHRYRPGTMALREIRRYQKSTELLLRKLPFQRLVREIAQDFKTDLRFQNSAVMALQEASEAYLVGLFEDTNMCAIHGKRVTIMPEDIQLARCIRGERA; from the coding sequence atggccaggaccaagcaaaccgcccgtaagagaaacggtgggaaggctccgcgtaagcagcttgccaCCAaagctgctcgcaagagtgcatcTGCCACTGGCGAGGTTAAGAAGCCGCATCGCTATAGGCCTGGGACcatggcccttcgtgaaattcgccgctaccagaagtcgaccgaacttctcctgcgcaagctgccgttccagcgcttggtgagagAAATCGCTCAGGacttcaagaccgacctccgattccagaattcggctgtgatggcccttcaggaggccagcgaggcctacctggtcggtctcttcgaggacaccaacatGTGTGCCATCCACggcaagcgcgttaccatcatgccggaggacatccagctggcccgctGCATCCGGGGCGAGCGTGCATAA